Part of the bacterium genome is shown below.
TGAGGGTGTCAGCACCACCTACGAGATTGACCCGGGCACACTTGGCGTCACGGCGAAGAAGCCCATGCCGACGGGCGTGTACGGGCCGGCGGCGACGGCCTTCGGCGGCCGGCTGTGGCTCATCGGCGGGGTGGACGCTGTGAACGGCGCGAGCTCGGTCGTCCAGATCTATGACCCGGCCACCAATGCGTGGGTGACGATGAACAGCTTCCCCGTGGCGGGCTCCATGGGCTCGGCGGCTGTCTTCGGCGGCAGCCTGTACGTGTGCGGCCTCGGGCCGTACGCCACCCCCACCAACGCCGTGTACCGCCACAACGCGACCAGTGACACCTGGGACACCGCGACGCCCCTGACCACGGCGCGCACGGCGCTCTCCCTGGGGCTGAGCGCTACGCACCTGCTCGCCATGGGGGGGAGCATCTCGTCGGTCGCGATGGGGACGACGGCTGTGGAGGCCTTCAACGGCAGCCTGTGGCAGCCAGCCCCGCCGGTGCCCGAGCCGCTGATCCCGTGGAACTCCGGCGGCCAGGCGATGGTGGACGACTACCTGTACGTGGTTGGCGGCGCAACCGGGAGCGTGGACAGCAGCAGCAACGTCTACCGGCTGTGGGTGGGATCGGGGGCGCTGTGACCCTCCGCGAGCGCATCCTGTCCGTCTACCGCGGCGACACCCCCGATGTCGTGCCGGTGATGCTGGATCTGTCCCACTGGTGGCTGCACCGGCAGCGCCTGCCGTGGGACCTGGCGGCCCCGCCCCTGGAGCCCGAGACCGACCTCATCGCGGTCCATCGCGACTGCGATGTGGGCTACTACCTCCCCAGCCTCTGCCCCTTCTACGGTACCGAGTACCCCGACGGAGTCGTCGCCGAGACGACACGCCACCTTGAGTCCGGCGCCGCGGCGCTGACCTGGAGCCTTCAGACGCCCCTCGGTCGCATCGCCCGGACGCGGTACTGGGACGACCGCACCTACTCGTGGCGCATCGGCGACTGGGGCGTGCGCACGCCGCAGGACCTGCGCGTGTTGGCGCAGGCCCTGGCCGGCCGGACCTTCCATCCTCACTGGGATCGCTACGAGGCCTGGCGCGAGGCTGTGGGTGACACCGGAGTCGTCTACCTGTCTCTCGGTTACAGCGCCATCGGCGTTCTGATGAACCTGTGGATGGGGGTCGAGGGCACCCACTACGCCATCCACGACTGGCCGGACCTGATGCGCGGCGTGGTGCGCGAGATCAATGAGGCCAACCTGCGGCTGGTGGACCTGGCGGCCCGGTCGCCAGCCGAGATCATCCTGATGGGCGACAACTTCTCGACCGACATCCAGCCCCCCGGCTTCTTCCATGAGTGGTCGCGCGCGTACTACGTGGAGGCCGTGCGGCGACTGCATGCGGCCGGCAAGTACGTGGCCCTGCACCTCGACGGCCGGCTGCACGGAGGCCTGCGTATGCTGGCGTACACGGGAGCGGACGCCGCCGACGCGGTGACACCAACGCCCACGGGCGATCTGACGCCGGAGCAGTGCCGCGCCGAGGCCGGGCCGGGCTTCATCCTGTCGGGGGGCATTGCCCCGTTGCTGTGGCTGCCGCAGATGCCGATCAGTGAGTTCGCGCGAGCGGCTAGGGAGTGGCTGGCGCTGCGCCAGGTGAGCCCGCGCCTGATCGCCGCCGCCGGCGACCAGGTGCCCCCTGGCGCGGACGAGGACCGCATCAAGCTCCTGGCTGAGCTGGTGGCTGAGCACGGCCGCTATGGGAGCGAAGCATGACCATCGCGGACAGGGGCATCGTCGCACGCTCGAGTGCGGAGAGGCCGAGCCTGGCCTTCCCGAGCATCTGCGTGCTGCCCGGCGGACGTTGGCTGTGCGGCTTTCGCGCAGCGCCCACCAAGGCGGGCATGGCTGGACAGCAGGCGATGCTGTGTCGGTCGGACGACGAGGGCCGCACCTGGACCGAGCCCGCGGCGCCCTTTGCGCCGCCGGACATTCGCGGGTGTCCTGGCCTGTTCCGCGCTCTCTGCTGTACCGCTACCGGTGGCGACGGCGTCGTTGCGCTCGTGTACTGGGTGGACTACTCCGACCCCGAGCGACCGTTCTTCAATGAGGAGACGGAGGGGCTGCTGGGCTCGCGGCTGTGGCTGGCGCGGTCGCCCGACCGCGGTGCGACATGGTCTGAACTGGAACTGATTGACACGGCGCCCTATGACATGCCGACCCCGCCTACGGGGCCGGTGCTTGTCCTCGCCGACGGGCGCTGGGCACTGCAGTGCGAGCTCAACAAGCCGTACCTCGACCGCGCGCCGTGGCGCCACTCGTCGGTGCTCATGTTCTCCTCAGACCGTGGACGGACATGGCCGGAGCACCTACGGGTGACGGATGATCCTGACCGCCGCGTCTTCTACTGGGACCAGCGCCCGGGCGTGCTGGCAGACGGGACGCTGCTTGACCTCTTCTGGACCTACGACCGGTGCGCCGGCGCGTATCTGAACATCCATGCGTGCCAGTCGCGCGACCACGGACGCACGTGGGGAGAGCTGTGGGACACCGGTGTCCCGGGCCAGCCAGCACAGCCCGTGTCGTTGCCGGACGGGCGGCTGCTGATGGCGTATGTGGACCGCAGGGGCGCGCCAACCATCAAGGCACGCACGAGCAGGGACGGCGGGCGCACCTGGCCGCCGGACACAGAGACCATCATCTGCGAGCCGCGCCTGGACCGCCAGAGCGCCGACCGGACGACGATGCAGGAGGCGTGGGAGGAGATGTACGGCTTCAGCCTGGGCCTGCCCGCTACGGCCGCTCTGCCCGATGGCGACGTGCTGGTCGTCTACTACAGCGGTTCGGCAGCAGATGAGACGGACATCGAGTGGGTGAGGCTGAGGGGCTGACCGGACGGCAAGCAGTGAGCGAGGTTTCCAGAGACCCGCCTCGCTTGCGCCACAGCGCGTGCGCCAGGCGCGATCCGGCCTCCACGATCCGGTACCCCGCGTACGGCGCCAGCCGTGCGCTGTAGATCGCCTGCCCCGAATAGCCCCCGCCCTTGCTGCGACGGCTCTCGCCGTACAGGCTACTTCCCGCGGCTGATGATGATCTGGTCCAGCCCCAGTCCGCCGGTGACATTGGCCAGGCGCAGCACGTGCTTGCCGGCCGCGAGATGGAAGCGGGCGGGCTGGTCGCTGCTCGCCCCGCCGGGCTGGGCCGGGATGCGGAAGAACTGCCAGTTGTCGCGGTCGGTGCAGTAGCCGCCCGTGTTGGGCAGTACGAGTTCCACGCCGCCGGCCGTCGGCGGCTGCCCGTCGATCGTCAGCGCCCGCTTCGACGGATCGGAGGCAGTGCAGTAGCGCAGCACGATGGTGTAGTCGCCGGCCTCGGGGAGATCGAAGCTCCACTCCAGCCAGTGCCCCATGCTGGCCTCCCACTTCGTGACCATCCGTCCGATGTTGGCGACGCGATCCACGATCTCCACGGCGCCCGCGCCCTGGCCGCTGAAGTTCTCGGCCTCGACGATGACCGCCTGGCGCGGGTCGAGGGCCAGCACCCAGTCCGGCGGCATCGAGACCACGCGCTTGGCCGAGGACGCGGTGCCGAGCTTGTCGGACACGGTCAGCGTCACCGTGAACGTCCCCTCTTTGGCGTAGGTGTGCTTCGCGACCTTCCCCTGGCCCCTCTGACCGTCGCCGAAGTCCCACGCATAGCCGGTGATGTCGTTGTCCACGTCGGTGCTGGCCGAGGCGTCGAGCGTGACCTCACGGCTGCCGCCGGGGCCGAGGTTGCCCTGGATGTTCAGGCCCGGCAGCGGCTCGCCCTGGGCGAAGAGCTGGCTGGGCCAGTAGCTCAGGTACGGCAGCGTGCCCTTGATCTGCAGCTCGAAGGCGCCGGGACAGGAGGTGAGGCTCAGCTCGCACGGCCCCTTGGCCCCGGCAGCCGGGTCGGCCACCAGAGATACCGGCTTGTCGCCGAAGCTGACCGGGAAGACCTTGCCACCGGGAGCGCGCAGCGCGGCCTTGTAGCTGCCCTTGCCCAGGCCCCGCAGCACAAGCGTCGTCTTGCCGTTGCCAGGGAGCTGCACCATGTACGAGGGGAGGCGCAGGCCGGGGCCGAAGCGCGTGGGGCGGCTCACGTCCACGACCTGACTATCCAGATCGCAGTCGAAGTCCCACGGCACCTGCCCGGCGAGGTCCAGCTGCAGCAGGTACAGACCCAGGCCGCTGCCCGGTGGCACTTCCAGGACAACGGCCGGGCGCTGGTCGAGCTTGGCCTCGGCAACAGTCTTGCCATCCCTGGTGAGGGTCGCCGTGCCGCCCAGCGCGCCCTGCCCGCGGGGCCTGAGGGTCACCATGAAGCCGCGGTCTACGGACTGGCGGAGCACAATCTGCACGCTCTGGCCGGGGGAGAAGTTGTAGTTGTCCATGTCGGCCTGGGCGAACTGGTACAAGATGGCCGGGGTGCGGCGGATCTGCTGGGTAAAGCTCTTGCCGAAGCCGCTGACGCTGCGCACTTCTTGCACCGTCCCGGTCTTCACGACGTCACCGAGCACCTTGTCCGGGCGACACATGTAGCCATGCATCATGCCCTCGGTGATGAGTTCGGACAGGCCGCCGCCGGCACTGCTGACCGGGCAGCTCGTGTAGCGCATGGCCTTCCGCTCCGGCACCCACGTGGTGCGGATCAGGTAGTGCGCCGCGCCGGCGATCATCCGGTCCACATCCGGGTCGCGGGCGACCTGGTTGAAGTCGCGCAGGCCGGACATCAGGACGCCCATCATGAAGGCGGCCTCGCCCCGGTGGCGCGGCAGGCAGTAGCAGTGACCCGGCATCATCTCGCGAATCCAGCCGCCGCCGGGGTCCTCACGTTCGCGGGTCCGGTCCATGATGATGCGCGCGGCGTTGAGGTAGTACGGATCGCTCGTGGCGCGGTACATGCCCATGGTCAGGATGAGGTGCCAGCCGTTGGTGCGGTTGTTGCCGAAGTCGTAGTTGTTCGTGTAGTAGCCGTCGTACGCGTCCGTGAGCAGCGCCGCGGATTCCAGGCCGCGCACGTCGCCGGACAGGAAGTGGTCGGCCAGGTAGCCCTCGCACCAGCTATGCGACACGGAGCAGCCGCCACCGGGGCTGCCCTGATCGTTGATCTTGTGGTCGTAGTAGCTGCCGGTGTGGCCGATGCAGTGGGCGTACACCTTGCCGATCTGGTGGGGGTCACCGGCGTGGATCATGTCCACATCGTGGTTGTGCCGCGCGGCCTGCTCGGCCAGCCGGTAGTAGCGCTCATCGCCGCTGCGCACGAACTGCAGGTAGAAGGCATACTGGCTGTCATACTCGATGTTGCCCCAGTTGCGCCCGCGCTCGCCCCACCAGTCGCCGAAGTCGAGCATCCCGTACTCACGACCCCGCTCGCGGCTCTGCAGGTACCCCGTCACGGCCTTCTCCACATTGCGCTCGTAAGTCAGGAAGAGGCCGCCGAGTTCGGGGCTGGAGGGCAGGATGTCGCCAAAGGCCTTCGAGTCGCAGTACCAGTTCTTGCCGGCCTTGAGGAGGGGCGGCTCGTCGAAGGCCACGGCCTCGTTCGCAGCCGGGGCCTCGCCGGGACCGTGGAAGGCGAAGAGCAATTCGTGGTGCTTACTCATGCCGCACTTGAGCTTGTAGACATCGTCCTTGAGGTAGTAGTAGAGCTTGTCCTCCAGCTCGCCTTCCTTGCTGATCTTGTAGGTGCCGGGGGCGAACGGCGGCATGAGGCCGATGGACACGCTGTCGGGTCTGAGGGTCAGGGACTTGGGGTAGAGCTGCCAAAGGTAGCGGACGGCGACGGTCAGCCCGGCCTTGCTGCCGGTGACATCACCCCAGTTGGCGGCGCGCTTGCCGGAGGCGTCGGCGCCCAGGCCCGTGACGCGGAAGTTGTCGTCAAAGCCCTGCCAGAGAGTCGCGCCCTGCTGGGGAAGCGGTGTGGGAGCGGTCACCGACCGCGACCCGTCCGGGCCGAACTGCCCCTTCGGGTCAGCACCCAGAGCCAGGCCCTGGGTCAGCGTCAACGAGTTCAGCTCCGAGAACGCCTTCGTCGTGTTCGTGTTCGTGAAGGTGTGGTGCACGACCACGTCGCTCCTGCCGGCATAGAAGTGCAGGTCCACCTGATCGCCCAGGGCAGCGTTCTCACCCTTGAGGCTGCCGTCCACGCGGATGATGCTGTGCAGCGGGCCGCGGCGCATGATCCTCAGCGTCGCCGGCTGGGCCGTCCCGGTCTTGCCACCGGCGGTGAGGAGGCTCTGGCCGCCGTCGGAGATCATCTCGTCATCGCTGAACCGACCGTCGCCGCTGCTGTCGAGCCACACCTTCCCGAGCAGCGCCGACTTGTCGCGCGGCAGCTCGACCTGCAGCCTGCCCGTGTTCACGGTGAGAGCCGTCTGCCCCTCGGTGATCTGCAGTGGTCGGGCAATAGGCGTGCGCTTGACCTGCGTGCCGTACTGGAGCGTGAACGACACTGTCTGCTTGGCCTGTAGGTCGGTCTGGAAGTCCAGCAGGACCCACTTGATGGAGTAGTCGGGCCAGTAGCACAGCACCGTGGCCTGCAGCGGCACTTCGCGACCGGCGGCGTCGAGTAGCTTGAGGTGATCGGCCGACACCAGCGCGCCCTGTGGGAAGGGCAGCCCCTGCGTGACCGGCCAGGCCTTCAGCTCGAAGGGGTAGTCGTTGGCCATCGTCAGGGGCAGAGCGGTCTGCTTCACCGACCCCGGGGGCGGCTGGATGGCGGCCACAAAGGCAGCCTGCTGCCTGACCGTCTCGCCCTCGGGGGTCTGGGCCTCGACGGTGACATCGTACTTCTGGCCCGGCTTGAGGTCATTGAGCCAGAAGCGGTGGTTGGCGAAGGGCTCGGGGTCCTGGACCGACGTGGGGCCGTCCGGGACGTTCGGCCCCACGCGCACGGTGCAGACCGTCGGCCACGTCGTGATGAAGGTCACTTCGCCCACCAGGCGCCCGTCGGGGGTCAGGGCCGGGCGGGCTTCCAGGTTCGTCAGCTTGCGCGCCAGCTTCGTGACGGACGGGGGCTGCGGCAGCAGCAGGACTTCCTCGATGAGCGGCGTCCCCGCCACCGCCTCCAGTGCGATCTCCGTGCCTGCCTTGAGGTCGAGAGGCTTGTCGGTGAAGAACAGGCACTCGCGGTTGTTCTGCTCGCCCGCGACCGCCATGCCCGCTTCCTTGCCGCCGACGCTCAGCACGATGTTCTTGCGCCCGCCGGACTGGTAGGTGATGAAGCCCACGTGCAGCTTGCCTGCCCGCGGCGCCTTCACGGTGATGGTGTGCGGAGTGCGGCCCACGCACATGACGTGCCGGTTCACATACTCCGTCTGGATGTTGAGCTCATAGCCGCTCAGCGTCCCCTCCCACGGGTGCAGGACGGTGGTCTTGGGGTCCTGCTTGAGGCGTTCGAGCAGGCGGAAGCCCCAGGTCACCTGCATGTTGCGGCTGGCGGTCAGGTCCTGCGGGCCGATGATCTTGGCGCGGGGGCTGTCGCCGGCCACGGCGAACTTCGTCAGGCCGATGCTGTCCATGCCCTTGTACGGGTCGCGCGTCTCGGTCAGCACCTGGAAGGCGCCCACGGCCTCGCCCTCCTGCTGCTGGATGTTCACATCGGCGCACAGGTACAGGCTCTTGCCCAGCATGGCCGCCCGCAGCGGCTCAGGGGTCTCCTTGCCGTCGGCGGCGAAGGCGCGCAGGCCGGCCGAGCCCTGGCCGTACACGAGCATGTACTCGCAGCCCATGTCCGACCGCCCGGTGGCCTTGCTGTCATCGCCGTACAGGTAGATGATGAAGCCGCCCTTGTCACAGGCGCAGGTGTCGGCGAAGTCCACGCGCCACAGGTAGCGGTTGCCGGCTACATTGCCCACGGACACGGCGACCACGTCAAGCCCGGGCGTGTAGTTGTCCTTGCCGCAGCCATCGCCTTCGGCCTTCGTCTTGTCGGTCGCCACCAGCGTGAGCTGTTCGGCGAAGTTGGGGTCGGTGGCAAGCTGCTTCTCGATGGCATCGGGCACGCCGTCGCCATCGGTGTCGGCGTTCTGGGCGCACAGCGGCACGCACAGGCACAGAGCCAGCAGCAGCACGGGCAAGAGCATTCGCATGGGGTCGACCTCCACAGGTATCGCGTGGGTCTCTTCCTCCGCCGGTCGCCCCGGACCTGCGCGCGTCCCCGCGGCAGGTGCGGCCCCCTCGGCGCGGGAATGCGTTCTCAACATGCTCAGAACGGACACGGGTACTGACCCCATGGTTGCCTTCCTCCTCGTCGCGTCGGTCGCGATGCTCCTGCTGTGCTGCCAGGTGTCGGCTCAACCCGCCCTGTGGTTCGCGCAGGAGGACCTCCCGCGCCTGGAGGCCGCCGCGGCCGCCGAGCCCGAGGCGGCTGTCTGGCGCGCGCTGCTGGCGCAGGCCGAGGGCTACTGCACTCCCGGTTCGGGGCAGTACGCGACGCCCGAGCAGGTCGCCCAGCGGCCCGCCGGCGACAAGCGCGTGCAGATCCTGGGGCACTTCTTCGGCCGGCGGCTGACGGACTGGATGGAGGCCCTCGGGTTCGCCTACCAGTTGACCGGCGATGAGCGCTTCGCCCGCCACGGGGTGCTGCTCCTGACGACGGCGGCGGCGCAGCTGCCCGTGACCGATCCCGACATCGCCAAGGGCTTCGCCGGAGCCCGCGGGGACATCATGCGCGGTCTGGCCGTGGGCTATGACTGGCTGGGGGAGGCCATGACGCCCGAGCAGAAGGCGGCATGGGCGGAGACGGCGGCGGGCTATGTGCGCAACATCGTCGCCGAGGCCACGGGGGAGAAAGTCTGGTGGCGGCCGTACCACAACTTCATGGGTGTGGCCATGGGCGCGGCCGGGCTGCTGGCGCTGGAGCTACGCCCCCTCTACCCGCAGGAGGCCCCCGGCTGGCTGGCGACCTGCACCAACATGGTCGGCCAGTGGCTCGATGAGGGCTGGGACGCGCAGGGCGCGTACTCCGAGGGCACGATGTACGGCCAGTATGGCCTGAGCAACGCCATCCGCTTCGCCGATGCGCTCAAGCGCAGCGGAGGCCCGGACCTGCTCCAGCGCCCGCATGTAAAGCAGATCCCGGACTTCTACGCCCTGTCGCTGCTCCCCGGCGAGCGGGTCTTCGAGGCGCGCAATGACGCCAACTACAGCAGCCTCGACGATCCGACCATGATACGCCTCGCGACGGCGCTCGATAGCGGCGTCGCCAGTTGGCTGTGGCAGTCCTCCGGCGGCGGGACCTCCCCCTTCCGCCTCATCTGGAGCAACCGCGTCGCCCCGACCGCCCCGTCCACCGCCGAGCCGCCAGGCAGCCACTTTCCGGGCCGGGGCCTGTGCATCTGGCGCACGGGCTGGGGGCAGGGGGATGTCATGTTGTCGGTCGAGGCCGGGCCGTTCCACGCCGTCACCCACAACCAGGGCGACAAGGGGAGCTTCACGCTGTACGGCCTGGGCCAGCGGTGGGCGATTGACTCTGGCTATGGCAACAACCGCCAGCCGGGCGGGCGCGACTCGACCATGGCTCACAACTGTGTGCTGATTGACGGCGAGGGGCAGGCGCCCTCGGGTGCAGGGGCCGGGACGAACGGCCAGATCGTCGCCTATGAGAACACGGCGACCTGTGGCTATGCCCTCGCCGACGCGACCGAAGCCTACAATCACAACGCCGGCGGGCAGCCCGGCGTGGGTGTGGAACGCGCCCGCCGCCACGTGTGCTTCGTGCGCCCCTCCGGCGGGG
Proteins encoded:
- a CDS encoding glycoside hydrolase yields the protein MTIADRGIVARSSAERPSLAFPSICVLPGGRWLCGFRAAPTKAGMAGQQAMLCRSDDEGRTWTEPAAPFAPPDIRGCPGLFRALCCTATGGDGVVALVYWVDYSDPERPFFNEETEGLLGSRLWLARSPDRGATWSELELIDTAPYDMPTPPTGPVLVLADGRWALQCELNKPYLDRAPWRHSSVLMFSSDRGRTWPEHLRVTDDPDRRVFYWDQRPGVLADGTLLDLFWTYDRCAGAYLNIHACQSRDHGRTWGELWDTGVPGQPAQPVSLPDGRLLMAYVDRRGAPTIKARTSRDGGRTWPPDTETIICEPRLDRQSADRTTMQEAWEEMYGFSLGLPATAALPDGDVLVVYYSGSAADETDIEWVRLRG
- a CDS encoding PKD domain-containing protein, which gives rise to MRMLLPVLLLALCLCVPLCAQNADTDGDGVPDAIEKQLATDPNFAEQLTLVATDKTKAEGDGCGKDNYTPGLDVVAVSVGNVAGNRYLWRVDFADTCACDKGGFIIYLYGDDSKATGRSDMGCEYMLVYGQGSAGLRAFAADGKETPEPLRAAMLGKSLYLCADVNIQQQEGEAVGAFQVLTETRDPYKGMDSIGLTKFAVAGDSPRAKIIGPQDLTASRNMQVTWGFRLLERLKQDPKTTVLHPWEGTLSGYELNIQTEYVNRHVMCVGRTPHTITVKAPRAGKLHVGFITYQSGGRKNIVLSVGGKEAGMAVAGEQNNRECLFFTDKPLDLKAGTEIALEAVAGTPLIEEVLLLPQPPSVTKLARKLTNLEARPALTPDGRLVGEVTFITTWPTVCTVRVGPNVPDGPTSVQDPEPFANHRFWLNDLKPGQKYDVTVEAQTPEGETVRQQAAFVAAIQPPPGSVKQTALPLTMANDYPFELKAWPVTQGLPFPQGALVSADHLKLLDAAGREVPLQATVLCYWPDYSIKWVLLDFQTDLQAKQTVSFTLQYGTQVKRTPIARPLQITEGQTALTVNTGRLQVELPRDKSALLGKVWLDSSGDGRFSDDEMISDGGQSLLTAGGKTGTAQPATLRIMRRGPLHSIIRVDGSLKGENAALGDQVDLHFYAGRSDVVVHHTFTNTNTTKAFSELNSLTLTQGLALGADPKGQFGPDGSRSVTAPTPLPQQGATLWQGFDDNFRVTGLGADASGKRAANWGDVTGSKAGLTVAVRYLWQLYPKSLTLRPDSVSIGLMPPFAPGTYKISKEGELEDKLYYYLKDDVYKLKCGMSKHHELLFAFHGPGEAPAANEAVAFDEPPLLKAGKNWYCDSKAFGDILPSSPELGGLFLTYERNVEKAVTGYLQSRERGREYGMLDFGDWWGERGRNWGNIEYDSQYAFYLQFVRSGDERYYRLAEQAARHNHDVDMIHAGDPHQIGKVYAHCIGHTGSYYDHKINDQGSPGGGCSVSHSWCEGYLADHFLSGDVRGLESAALLTDAYDGYYTNNYDFGNNRTNGWHLILTMGMYRATSDPYYLNAARIIMDRTREREDPGGGWIREMMPGHCYCLPRHRGEAAFMMGVLMSGLRDFNQVARDPDVDRMIAGAAHYLIRTTWVPERKAMRYTSCPVSSAGGGLSELITEGMMHGYMCRPDKVLGDVVKTGTVQEVRSVSGFGKSFTQQIRRTPAILYQFAQADMDNYNFSPGQSVQIVLRQSVDRGFMVTLRPRGQGALGGTATLTRDGKTVAEAKLDQRPAVVLEVPPGSGLGLYLLQLDLAGQVPWDFDCDLDSQVVDVSRPTRFGPGLRLPSYMVQLPGNGKTTLVLRGLGKGSYKAALRAPGGKVFPVSFGDKPVSLVADPAAGAKGPCELSLTSCPGAFELQIKGTLPYLSYWPSQLFAQGEPLPGLNIQGNLGPGGSREVTLDASASTDVDNDITGYAWDFGDGQRGQGKVAKHTYAKEGTFTVTLTVSDKLGTASSAKRVVSMPPDWVLALDPRQAVIVEAENFSGQGAGAVEIVDRVANIGRMVTKWEASMGHWLEWSFDLPEAGDYTIVLRYCTASDPSKRALTIDGQPPTAGGVELVLPNTGGYCTDRDNWQFFRIPAQPGGASSDQPARFHLAAGKHVLRLANVTGGLGLDQIIISRGK
- a CDS encoding heparinase II/III-family protein, which codes for MVAFLLVASVAMLLLCCQVSAQPALWFAQEDLPRLEAAAAAEPEAAVWRALLAQAEGYCTPGSGQYATPEQVAQRPAGDKRVQILGHFFGRRLTDWMEALGFAYQLTGDERFARHGVLLLTTAAAQLPVTDPDIAKGFAGARGDIMRGLAVGYDWLGEAMTPEQKAAWAETAAGYVRNIVAEATGEKVWWRPYHNFMGVAMGAAGLLALELRPLYPQEAPGWLATCTNMVGQWLDEGWDAQGAYSEGTMYGQYGLSNAIRFADALKRSGGPDLLQRPHVKQIPDFYALSLLPGERVFEARNDANYSSLDDPTMIRLATALDSGVASWLWQSSGGGTSPFRLIWSNRVAPTAPSTAEPPGSHFPGRGLCIWRTGWGQGDVMLSVEAGPFHAVTHNQGDKGSFTLYGLGQRWAIDSGYGNNRQPGGRDSTMAHNCVLIDGEGQAPSGAGAGTNGQIVAYENTATCGYALADATEAYNHNAGGQPGVGVERARRHVCFVRPSGGAAAYGVVCDDIRKDAASHEYTWLLHLPADMRVETQPDGAVITPGSAFAHSYIETPLQAEGRGAAAWTFEAPEAGDYVLWARVRATGEELGKSDSFFVQMDEGQPTDWHMPGGQEWTWGKVAAGVAQQPLSYRLTAGRHTLRFLTRETGAQVSEAALTTNTQAAPPFAAGTPAIPLPVETASVTPPMRLTTVPGDPKAPHMRLWLTAAAPVRYAVDSYDGHQRLKAIVSSVQPDFAAVLLPLPAGTVEPQVRVERTAEALVMRLQWPGRHDEIRWPTAGDRRPIVTVGIP